From the Natrarchaeobaculum aegyptiacum genome, one window contains:
- a CDS encoding nucleotide sugar dehydrogenase, producing the protein MSRADRICVHGLGYVGLPTAAAFAASGHEVVGYDVDETLRAQLAAGEVHVDEPELEDLVHRALDGGTLTISDEVVPADFHLVCVPTPFDEETTDADLSAVRAAGTSIADVLEHGDTVVLESTVPPRTTTDVFGPILEESGLGAGEEFHLAYAPETVLPGNVVTELLENDRIVGGVDADATDAAASLYDGIVDGEIHRTHSPTVAEFVKLVQNTYRDVNVALANELATIAADYGVDSRETIALANNHPRVDVLQPGPGVGGHCLPIDPWFLGADSDRLDLIERARAINEGMVAYVGDLLEAGLGSLEGAKIAVLGVAYKGNVGDPRKSPGLALARHLQERTETTGSEPRSPVEVALHDPYVTDQTIDLESLESALDAADGVAIVTDHDEYERLTPADFDDEPSGPPVVVDSRAILDTDRFEDAGYPVRTI; encoded by the coding sequence GTGAGCCGAGCCGATCGCATCTGCGTCCACGGGCTGGGCTACGTCGGGTTACCGACGGCCGCCGCGTTCGCGGCGTCCGGCCACGAGGTCGTCGGCTACGACGTCGACGAGACGCTCCGAGCGCAACTCGCCGCGGGCGAGGTCCACGTCGACGAACCCGAACTCGAGGACCTCGTCCACCGCGCGCTCGATGGCGGAACGCTCACGATCAGCGACGAGGTCGTCCCCGCCGACTTCCATCTGGTCTGCGTGCCGACGCCGTTCGACGAGGAGACGACCGACGCCGACCTCTCGGCCGTCCGAGCGGCGGGAACGTCGATCGCCGACGTACTCGAGCACGGGGACACGGTCGTCCTCGAGTCGACCGTGCCGCCGCGAACGACGACGGACGTCTTCGGGCCGATACTCGAGGAATCGGGGCTGGGCGCTGGCGAGGAGTTCCATCTGGCCTACGCACCCGAAACGGTGTTGCCGGGGAACGTGGTCACGGAACTCCTCGAGAACGACCGCATCGTCGGTGGGGTCGACGCCGATGCCACCGACGCGGCGGCATCGCTCTACGACGGTATCGTCGACGGTGAGATCCACCGGACGCACTCCCCGACGGTCGCCGAGTTCGTCAAGCTGGTCCAGAACACCTACCGGGACGTGAACGTCGCGCTGGCGAACGAACTCGCGACGATCGCTGCAGATTACGGGGTCGACTCCCGCGAGACGATCGCGCTGGCGAACAACCATCCCCGGGTCGACGTCCTCCAGCCCGGACCCGGCGTCGGCGGGCACTGCCTTCCGATCGATCCGTGGTTCCTCGGGGCAGACTCGGACCGACTCGACCTGATCGAACGCGCTCGCGCGATCAACGAGGGAATGGTCGCGTACGTCGGCGATCTGCTCGAGGCAGGGCTCGGTTCGCTCGAGGGGGCGAAAATCGCCGTACTGGGCGTCGCGTACAAGGGGAACGTCGGCGACCCGCGGAAGAGTCCCGGCCTCGCGCTGGCGAGACACCTGCAGGAACGTACCGAAACGACAGGCAGCGAGCCCCGCTCGCCAGTCGAAGTCGCCCTGCACGATCCGTACGTGACCGACCAGACCATCGACCTCGAGTCACTCGAGTCGGCTCTCGACGCCGCCGACGGCGTCGCGATCGTCACGGACCACGACGAGTACGAGCGGCTAACGCCCGCCGATTTCGACGACGAACCGTCCGGGCCGCCGGTCGTCGTCGACTCGCGGGCGATCCTCGACACCGACCGATTCGAAGACGCTGGCTATCCGGTTCGAACGATCTGA
- the wecB gene encoding non-hydrolyzing UDP-N-acetylglucosamine 2-epimerase: MIEEEASSMGTKLAIVLGTRPEIIKLSPLLRACTESRLPHTVIHTGQHYTESLDAVFFDQLELREPDHHLAVGSGTHAEQTAEMMVGIEQVLLEEQPDVVLVQGDTNSVLAGTMATSKLEIDLGHVEAGLRSFDRTMPEETNRVIADHTAEYLFAPTPQSRTHLLEEGIDRDRIYVTGNTVVDAVDQNRELAAAKSTVLPDLDLEPGAFGLMTAHRAENVDDAERFAGILEGADRVATQFGIEIVYPIHPRAEEAIDTFGLEVPDGVRVIEPQDYLDFLVLQDEASVVLTDSGGIQEEACILGVPCVTLRDNTERPETVDVGANRLAGTDPDSILDRTLETVDDVGNWENPFGDGKATDRILEPLLETPVQEVAQ, translated from the coding sequence ATGATCGAGGAAGAGGCGTCCAGTATGGGGACGAAACTCGCGATCGTCCTCGGAACGAGACCCGAGATCATCAAACTCTCTCCGCTCTTGCGGGCCTGTACAGAGAGTCGGCTTCCACACACGGTCATCCATACGGGCCAGCACTACACGGAGTCACTCGACGCGGTCTTTTTCGACCAACTCGAGCTCCGCGAACCCGACCACCACCTCGCGGTGGGGTCTGGCACTCACGCCGAACAGACGGCTGAGATGATGGTCGGCATCGAACAGGTGCTGCTCGAGGAGCAACCGGACGTCGTCCTGGTGCAGGGAGATACGAATTCGGTGCTGGCAGGGACGATGGCGACGAGCAAACTCGAGATCGACCTCGGTCACGTCGAAGCAGGACTCCGGAGCTTCGACCGGACGATGCCCGAGGAGACGAATCGAGTGATCGCCGACCACACCGCGGAGTACCTCTTCGCGCCGACCCCCCAGTCCAGAACGCACCTTCTCGAGGAGGGGATCGATCGAGACCGGATCTACGTCACCGGGAACACGGTCGTCGACGCCGTCGACCAGAATCGCGAGCTAGCGGCGGCGAAAAGCACTGTGCTCCCCGATCTCGACCTCGAGCCCGGCGCGTTCGGGCTGATGACGGCCCATCGTGCCGAGAACGTCGACGACGCGGAACGGTTCGCTGGCATCCTCGAGGGCGCAGACCGGGTCGCCACGCAGTTCGGGATCGAGATCGTCTATCCGATCCACCCACGGGCCGAGGAAGCCATCGACACGTTCGGGCTCGAGGTTCCCGACGGAGTTCGCGTGATCGAGCCACAGGACTACCTCGACTTCCTCGTCCTGCAAGACGAGGCGAGCGTCGTTCTGACGGATTCCGGCGGTATTCAGGAAGAAGCCTGTATCCTCGGCGTCCCGTGTGTTACTCTCCGGGACAACACGGAACGTCCGGAGACCGTCGACGTCGGCGCGAACCGGCTGGCCGGCACCGATCCCGATTCGATTCTGGATCGAACGCTCGAAACCGTCGACGACGTCGGCAACTGGGAGAATCCGTTCGGCGACGGGAAAGCGACAGACCGAATTCTCGAACCGCTCCTCGAGACACCCGTCCAGGAGGTCGCCCAGTGA
- a CDS encoding DUF7119 family protein, whose amino-acid sequence MTPEPGDRSRERSIPTDRESPVGEPVIRGDETVTGQRAREAVQFDPDDPESLAEAAEIVAQFADGAIEDDHLYMLRGAAACAALVRGEGSYKAAAERAGDGVTVSFIRKWARVHDLPRAVRKQVALGAIAPTAAKHIARVSGEGRLLLAWATLDGDLTVRQVRNVASAVNDGTSIERALTDHDVTLGRIDVRIDPDVYRLLRQQASLDNVDPGEIVTEALETYFE is encoded by the coding sequence ATGACTCCCGAACCCGGTGATCGGTCGCGCGAGCGATCGATCCCAACAGACCGAGAATCTCCCGTCGGCGAACCCGTGATCAGGGGTGACGAGACCGTCACGGGCCAGCGAGCCCGCGAGGCCGTCCAGTTCGACCCCGACGATCCCGAGAGCCTCGCCGAAGCGGCCGAGATCGTCGCCCAGTTCGCCGACGGCGCGATCGAAGACGACCACCTCTACATGCTCCGCGGGGCCGCAGCCTGTGCCGCCCTGGTTCGCGGGGAAGGATCGTACAAAGCAGCCGCCGAACGGGCCGGTGACGGTGTCACCGTCTCGTTTATCCGCAAGTGGGCCCGCGTTCACGACCTCCCGCGAGCCGTCCGCAAGCAGGTCGCACTCGGGGCGATCGCACCGACGGCAGCCAAACACATCGCCCGCGTCAGCGGCGAGGGCAGACTCCTGCTCGCGTGGGCGACCCTCGACGGCGACCTCACCGTCAGACAGGTGCGAAACGTCGCCAGCGCCGTCAACGACGGCACGTCGATCGAACGTGCACTCACAGACCACGACGTCACCCTCGGTCGCATCGACGTCCGGATCGACCCGGACGTCTACCGACTGCTGCGCCAGCAGGCCTCCCTCGATAACGTCGATCCCGGCGAGATCGTCACGGAGGCGCTCGAGACCTACTTCGAGTGA
- the rimI gene encoding ribosomal protein S18-alanine N-acetyltransferase, translated as MTVRAPAATDDDLTVRPAERVDLLAIVSIENASFDQPWPYDAFDSFLGSPGFLVADRDGQVAGYIVADVSRSLGHRFGHVKDIAVHPDCRGEGVGSVLLARALGVVAGRGADSVKLEVRRSNEGAQRLYRQFGFEPLRVVSGYYHDDEDAIIMIRSLE; from the coding sequence GTGACGGTTCGCGCTCCGGCGGCGACCGACGACGACCTCACGGTCAGGCCGGCCGAGCGGGTCGACCTGCTCGCGATCGTCTCCATCGAGAACGCGTCGTTCGACCAGCCCTGGCCCTACGACGCTTTCGACAGTTTCCTCGGTTCGCCCGGCTTTCTCGTCGCCGACCGAGACGGTCAGGTCGCAGGGTACATCGTCGCCGACGTGAGTCGCTCGCTCGGACACCGGTTCGGCCACGTCAAGGACATCGCCGTTCACCCCGACTGTCGCGGCGAGGGAGTCGGCTCCGTATTACTCGCGCGTGCACTCGGTGTCGTGGCTGGCCGTGGTGCCGACTCGGTCAAACTCGAGGTCCGGCGCTCGAACGAAGGTGCCCAGCGTCTCTACCGGCAATTCGGTTTCGAACCGCTTCGCGTGGTCTCGGGCTACTACCACGACGACGAGGACGCGATTATCATGATCCGCTCGCTCGAGTGA
- a CDS encoding DUF5810 domain-containing protein, translating into MGYACPVCGVEQPDAAHLANHLAVTASLGREDHEEWLAERVPDWGEMGPTELGDRLTEYAPAVDTPDPVTGPEPSPQHGRGHDHGHSHAHDHDGARPSGLEDALAHQSRQPGRGSLSAEARGALEEARELTRQMYESGSDATSDAESTPDPADGGDAGGDGTASDETGTANENA; encoded by the coding sequence ATGGGATACGCCTGCCCCGTCTGCGGCGTCGAACAGCCCGACGCTGCCCACCTCGCGAACCACCTCGCCGTCACCGCGTCGCTCGGCCGGGAAGACCACGAGGAGTGGCTCGCAGAACGCGTCCCCGACTGGGGTGAGATGGGCCCGACGGAACTCGGCGACCGCCTGACTGAGTACGCGCCAGCCGTCGACACACCCGATCCGGTGACGGGCCCGGAGCCGAGTCCACAGCACGGACGCGGACACGACCACGGTCACAGCCACGCTCACGACCACGATGGTGCCCGCCCGTCCGGGCTCGAGGACGCACTGGCCCACCAGAGCCGCCAGCCCGGTCGCGGCTCACTCTCGGCGGAGGCCCGCGGGGCCCTCGAGGAGGCACGCGAGTTGACCCGGCAGATGTACGAGTCGGGGTCGGATGCGACATCTGACGCTGAGTCCACACCCGATCCTGCCGATGGCGGAGACGCTGGTGGTGACGGAACCGCCAGCGACGAGACCGGGACCGCGAACGAAAACGCGTAA
- a CDS encoding DUF5809 family protein has product METTGQFTFTSSAEAREAYESIGPAAQTVVREVARAMDFDREEYDDRVTGEVVETARDALFASLLEVHVGTREEFDDWQADYDGEVTVAGHEAVDNVVWHAGPGGEAVAATFQQEEQAAIATLRRQAFGRLYRDLFASE; this is encoded by the coding sequence ATGGAGACGACAGGGCAGTTTACGTTCACCTCGAGTGCGGAGGCGCGGGAGGCCTACGAGTCGATCGGCCCGGCCGCCCAGACGGTCGTTCGCGAGGTCGCACGCGCCATGGACTTCGACCGCGAGGAGTACGACGACCGGGTCACGGGCGAGGTCGTCGAGACCGCCCGCGACGCACTCTTCGCCAGCTTGCTCGAGGTGCACGTCGGGACCCGCGAGGAGTTCGACGACTGGCAGGCCGACTACGACGGCGAGGTAACTGTCGCCGGCCACGAGGCGGTCGACAACGTCGTCTGGCACGCCGGCCCCGGGGGCGAGGCCGTCGCAGCGACGTTCCAGCAGGAAGAGCAGGCAGCCATCGCGACGCTTCGCCGGCAGGCGTTCGGCCGGCTCTACCGCGATCTTTTCGCGTCCGAATAG
- a CDS encoding NUDIX hydrolase, with the protein MTEFDAADVPDDWTLLEEDIEYETPWYVGGYDRYEQPDGTEQNYYWADLPAAVVVVARIESTVAASLDGGSAAGGSDASADSDGHNEGDGDHLLFVEQYRPAIRETHLELPAGIVEDGESYTAAAARELEEETGFRPSSTALLQEYAVATGVLRHDRGVVYAEGLEPGERDLDTNEFLEVTTVPVEEAIDRAREQPANDSTMSALLLASEDGLL; encoded by the coding sequence ATGACCGAGTTCGACGCAGCCGACGTTCCCGACGACTGGACGCTCCTCGAGGAAGATATCGAGTACGAGACGCCGTGGTACGTCGGCGGATACGACCGCTACGAACAGCCAGATGGAACCGAACAGAACTACTACTGGGCCGACTTGCCGGCGGCGGTCGTCGTCGTCGCCCGGATCGAGTCGACGGTGGCCGCGTCGCTGGACGGTGGCTCGGCGGCCGGTGGCAGCGACGCCAGCGCCGACAGTGACGGCCACAACGAAGGTGACGGCGACCACCTCCTCTTCGTCGAACAGTACCGACCGGCGATCCGCGAGACCCACCTCGAATTGCCTGCCGGAATCGTCGAGGACGGCGAGTCCTACACCGCAGCGGCCGCTCGCGAACTCGAGGAGGAGACCGGCTTCCGCCCCTCGAGTACGGCTCTGCTACAGGAGTACGCGGTCGCGACGGGCGTCCTCAGGCACGATCGGGGGGTCGTCTACGCGGAGGGGCTCGAGCCGGGCGAGCGCGACCTCGACACCAACGAGTTCCTCGAGGTGACGACGGTGCCGGTCGAGGAGGCGATCGATCGGGCCCGGGAGCAGCCGGCGAACGATTCGACGATGTCGGCGCTGTTGCTGGCGAGTGAAGACGGCCTGCTCTGA
- a CDS encoding MFS transporter: MQSLTDIVATTRRHWADGRGKVLAAISAGWFLSIGVRQAFPVLLPHLQEAYDLTLATAGLLLSVLWFAYAAGQLPGGVLADRVGEGTTMVVSMAAAAGTVTLIVLGGPTWLLFVATALFGFATALFGVVRLSALADVYPEQVGTAIGIMSAVGDFGNTILPPVASVLAVALAWQFGFGFTIGLFAVVAVGIFVTVPSRTSSRSIGEKAEAQSDGGGNRVAGSGRSVHGARRTISKLAVQSIALITAIQIVGNAVYQAFTGFFPTYLIEVKEFSPTLASGLFAAFFAFGIVVKPLAGRAYDRVGTRRTLVVVLGISGGALVLLPRVESVLAVAAVTALVSIMLGTGTVVLSYMTTVVPDEIQNTGLGTLRTIYMTVGAVSPLVFGLVADRGFFDEGFYLLAAASALALVLVVWLPER, encoded by the coding sequence GTGCAGTCGCTTACAGACATCGTCGCGACGACCCGCAGGCACTGGGCCGACGGCCGTGGGAAAGTCCTGGCCGCGATTTCGGCCGGCTGGTTCCTCTCGATCGGCGTCAGACAGGCATTTCCGGTGTTGCTGCCGCACCTCCAGGAGGCCTACGACCTGACGCTCGCGACCGCTGGGTTGTTGCTGTCCGTTCTCTGGTTCGCCTACGCTGCCGGCCAGCTTCCGGGGGGCGTCCTCGCCGATCGGGTCGGCGAGGGGACGACCATGGTCGTGAGCATGGCAGCCGCGGCAGGGACCGTGACGCTGATCGTCCTTGGAGGGCCGACGTGGCTGCTGTTCGTCGCGACCGCACTCTTTGGCTTCGCGACCGCTCTCTTCGGCGTCGTCCGACTGAGCGCGCTCGCAGACGTCTACCCCGAGCAGGTCGGGACCGCGATCGGAATCATGTCCGCCGTTGGCGACTTCGGAAACACCATCTTGCCGCCGGTCGCCAGCGTCCTCGCCGTCGCGCTGGCCTGGCAGTTCGGCTTCGGATTCACCATCGGCCTGTTCGCCGTCGTCGCCGTCGGCATCTTCGTGACCGTCCCCTCGCGGACCTCGAGCAGATCGATTGGCGAGAAGGCAGAAGCCCAGAGCGATGGTGGCGGGAACCGGGTCGCTGGGAGCGGCCGCTCGGTTCACGGTGCCCGACGGACGATCTCGAAGCTGGCCGTCCAGTCGATCGCGCTCATTACGGCGATTCAGATCGTCGGAAATGCGGTCTATCAGGCGTTTACGGGGTTCTTTCCGACCTACCTCATCGAGGTCAAGGAGTTCTCGCCGACGCTCGCGAGCGGACTGTTCGCGGCGTTTTTCGCGTTCGGTATCGTCGTCAAACCCCTCGCCGGCAGGGCCTACGACCGGGTGGGGACGCGGCGAACCCTGGTCGTCGTCCTCGGCATCTCAGGCGGTGCGCTCGTGCTGTTACCCCGGGTCGAGAGCGTCCTCGCCGTCGCGGCGGTGACCGCGCTCGTGAGTATCATGCTCGGCACCGGAACCGTCGTCCTCTCGTACATGACGACCGTCGTTCCCGACGAGATCCAGAACACGGGCCTCGGGACGCTCCGGACGATCTACATGACCGTCGGGGCAGTGAGTCCACTGGTCTTCGGACTGGTTGCCGACCGCGGCTTCTTCGACGAGGGGTTTTACCTGCTCGCGGCCGCCAGCGCGCTCGCGCTCGTGCTCGTCGTGTGGCTCCCCGAGCGGTGA
- the hisG gene encoding ATP phosphoribosyltransferase, with protein sequence MRIAVPNKGRLHEPTIDLLERAGLHLENGADRKLYADTVDPDVSVLFARAADIPEYVADGAADLGITGYDQVREADVPSVAELLDLEFGRCRLVLAAPEDGDIEAVGDLAGGTVATEFPTITREFFAEAGVDPDVVEVSGATELTPHVEMADAIVDITSTGTTLKMNRLAVVCEVLSSSVRLFGREDVLEDPKVEEVRTALSSVKQAEGKRYLMMNVPEERLEDVRDVIPGMGGPTVMDVANGGEKVAVHAVVDERDVFETITEVKRAGASDILVTEIERLIE encoded by the coding sequence ATGCGAATCGCCGTTCCCAACAAGGGCCGCCTGCACGAGCCGACGATCGACCTCCTCGAGCGGGCGGGGCTCCATCTCGAGAACGGGGCCGACCGGAAACTCTACGCCGACACCGTCGACCCCGACGTCTCCGTCCTCTTCGCTCGCGCCGCGGACATCCCGGAGTACGTCGCCGACGGCGCGGCCGACCTCGGAATCACGGGCTACGATCAGGTCCGGGAAGCCGACGTTCCGAGCGTCGCAGAACTGCTCGACCTCGAGTTCGGCCGCTGTCGTCTCGTCCTTGCGGCACCCGAGGACGGCGACATCGAGGCCGTCGGCGACCTTGCGGGTGGCACCGTCGCGACCGAGTTTCCCACGATCACCCGCGAGTTCTTCGCCGAGGCTGGCGTCGACCCCGACGTGGTCGAGGTCTCGGGTGCGACCGAGTTGACTCCCCACGTCGAGATGGCCGACGCCATCGTCGACATCACCTCGACCGGGACGACGCTGAAGATGAACCGTCTGGCCGTCGTCTGTGAGGTCCTCTCGAGTTCCGTTCGGCTGTTCGGTCGCGAGGACGTCCTCGAGGACCCCAAAGTCGAGGAGGTCCGGACGGCCCTCTCGTCGGTCAAACAGGCCGAAGGCAAACGCTACCTGATGATGAACGTCCCAGAAGAGCGTCTCGAGGACGTCCGCGACGTGATTCCGGGGATGGGCGGGCCGACGGTGATGGACGTTGCGAACGGGGGCGAGAAGGTCGCCGTCCACGCCGTCGTCGACGAACGCGACGTCTTCGAGACGATCACCGAGGTCAAAAGGGCGGGTGCGAGCGACATTCTCGTGACCGAAATCGAGCGGTTGATCGAGTAG
- a CDS encoding SDR family oxidoreductase → MTVADRLAGQVAVVTGASSGIGAATCHGLANEGADVVLAARSEDRLAELADDLETEYGVETLVVPTNVREEADVETLIEKTVESFGGVDVLVNNAGLSRGSDVEDLSTVDYETMQETNVDGVFYATRAAIPHVREREGHLIFVGSFAGQYPRSFNPVYAASKWWTRGFAKSVAAQVGDDGVGVTVVNPAEVRSEFETTDGATFAEAFEEGEASEPEEVADAIVFAATRAGSSISEIDVNRRDKFADGF, encoded by the coding sequence ATGACAGTAGCAGACAGGCTCGCAGGACAGGTCGCGGTCGTCACCGGCGCGAGTTCGGGCATCGGCGCGGCAACCTGCCACGGCCTCGCGAACGAGGGCGCAGATGTCGTCCTCGCCGCCCGGAGCGAAGACCGACTCGCCGAACTGGCCGACGACCTCGAGACCGAGTACGGCGTCGAGACGCTGGTCGTCCCGACGAACGTCCGCGAGGAAGCGGACGTCGAGACACTGATCGAGAAGACCGTCGAGAGCTTCGGCGGGGTCGACGTCCTCGTGAACAACGCGGGCCTCTCGCGTGGCAGCGACGTCGAGGACCTCTCGACTGTCGACTACGAGACGATGCAAGAGACCAACGTCGACGGCGTCTTCTACGCGACGCGAGCGGCGATCCCCCACGTCCGCGAGCGCGAGGGCCACCTGATCTTCGTCGGGAGCTTCGCCGGCCAGTACCCGCGGTCGTTCAACCCCGTCTACGCGGCCTCGAAGTGGTGGACCCGCGGATTCGCAAAGAGCGTCGCGGCGCAGGTCGGCGACGACGGCGTCGGCGTCACGGTCGTCAACCCCGCCGAGGTCCGCTCGGAGTTCGAGACCACCGACGGGGCGACGTTCGCCGAAGCATTCGAGGAGGGCGAGGCCAGCGAACCCGAGGAGGTCGCCGACGCCATCGTCTTCGCCGCGACGCGGGCTGGCTCGAGTATCAGCGAGATCGACGTCAACAGGCGCGACAAGTTCGCAGACGGGTTCTAG
- a CDS encoding phospholipase D family protein — MSDIELVNNRWGSQTVDDQIRRLFAEDGTIYLVTGFFTYNAYHALRSEIEDFLSRNRDNELVIVVGPAADQFSPTIARELRSVDDGDQVHLYKYPNGFLHAKLYVRTGENPAVVIGSANLTQVAFRQNLELSAYVECDGPEDERLTVFLEWIDDLLEVCEPIRRRDLFKPIMMSKTLVNWANKGKLLPSRAVFAHRAVYLVLAYLVWLFLFA, encoded by the coding sequence GTGAGCGACATCGAACTCGTCAACAACCGCTGGGGCAGCCAGACCGTCGACGACCAGATCAGACGTCTCTTCGCCGAGGACGGGACGATCTACCTCGTGACGGGGTTTTTCACCTACAACGCCTACCATGCGCTCCGTTCTGAGATCGAGGATTTCCTCTCACGGAACCGTGACAACGAACTCGTGATCGTCGTCGGGCCAGCCGCAGACCAGTTCTCGCCGACCATCGCCCGCGAGTTACGGAGCGTCGACGACGGCGACCAGGTCCACCTCTACAAGTACCCCAACGGCTTCCTCCACGCGAAACTGTACGTCCGCACCGGCGAGAACCCCGCGGTCGTCATCGGATCGGCCAACCTGACGCAGGTCGCGTTCCGCCAGAACCTCGAGTTGAGCGCCTACGTCGAGTGCGACGGCCCCGAAGACGAGCGGCTCACGGTGTTTCTCGAGTGGATCGACGACCTGCTCGAGGTCTGTGAGCCGATTCGCCGACGAGACCTGTTCAAACCGATCATGATGAGCAAGACGCTCGTCAACTGGGCGAACAAGGGGAAGTTGCTGCCCTCTCGAGCCGTGTTCGCCCACCGTGCGGTGTACCTCGTCCTCGCGTATCTGGTGTGGCTGTTCCTGTTCGCCTGA
- a CDS encoding carboxypeptidase M32 produces the protein MATDDTQRDPAAEADGDETAQPDAYEAFEDRVRRISNVSAAAGVLQWDQEVVMPDEGTPARAQQLSTLSSISHELLTDEETGDLLAALEDRDAGDGEAADNEADDGTLEGDQTAVVREVRREYDRATSVPEELVAEIAETTANAHPVWKEATENDDFETFAPTLEKLVDLKREYAECIDPDADPYEVLFADYEPYIDLETAERVLERLRDELVPLIEQVEASAVDLETDAFAGQFDDDDQEALARDALDALGYDWSRGRLDTAPHPFSSGTQFDARVTTRFEADDLLGSLTSTIHEFGHANYTLGLPDEGYGTPLGDARDLSVHESQSRLWENHVGRSEAFWEYFLPTARERFPELEDVSPREAYESANQVYDDNLIRVEADELTYHLHIVIRFEIERDLISGDLEVSEVPQVWNDRYEEYLGVRPETDAEGCLQDIHWSHGSFGYFSTYSLGSVLAAQLYAAAEAELGDLDDDIREGDFDALNGWLRENVHRHGKRYTTQELIERATGQELTADPFLEYVTEKYGALYDLEA, from the coding sequence ATGGCGACCGACGACACCCAGCGCGACCCAGCCGCCGAGGCAGACGGCGACGAGACCGCCCAGCCGGACGCCTACGAGGCCTTCGAAGACCGCGTCCGCCGCATCTCGAACGTGAGCGCCGCCGCCGGCGTCCTCCAGTGGGACCAGGAAGTCGTAATGCCCGACGAGGGGACGCCCGCACGCGCCCAGCAACTCTCGACACTCTCCTCGATCAGCCACGAACTGCTCACGGACGAAGAGACCGGCGACCTGCTCGCAGCGCTCGAGGACCGCGACGCAGGCGATGGCGAGGCCGCCGACAACGAAGCCGACGACGGGACGCTCGAGGGCGACCAGACCGCCGTCGTCCGCGAGGTCCGCCGGGAGTACGACCGTGCGACGAGCGTCCCCGAGGAACTCGTCGCCGAGATCGCCGAGACGACGGCGAACGCCCACCCCGTCTGGAAGGAGGCCACGGAGAACGACGACTTCGAGACCTTCGCGCCCACGCTCGAGAAGCTGGTCGATCTCAAGCGGGAGTACGCCGAGTGCATCGACCCCGACGCCGACCCATACGAGGTCCTGTTCGCCGACTACGAACCCTACATCGACCTCGAGACCGCAGAACGGGTGCTCGAGCGCCTGCGCGACGAACTCGTTCCCCTCATCGAGCAGGTCGAGGCGAGCGCGGTCGACCTCGAGACCGACGCCTTCGCAGGCCAGTTCGACGACGACGATCAGGAAGCGCTCGCGCGAGACGCCCTCGACGCGCTGGGCTACGACTGGTCCCGCGGGCGACTCGACACCGCCCCGCACCCGTTCTCCTCGGGGACGCAGTTCGACGCCCGCGTCACGACGCGATTCGAAGCGGACGACCTCCTCGGGTCGCTCACCTCGACCATCCACGAGTTCGGCCACGCGAACTACACGCTCGGGCTGCCCGACGAGGGCTACGGCACGCCGCTGGGCGACGCCCGTGACCTCTCGGTCCACGAATCCCAGTCTCGCCTCTGGGAGAACCACGTGGGCCGGTCGGAGGCCTTCTGGGAGTACTTTCTCCCGACCGCCCGTGAGCGATTCCCCGAACTCGAGGACGTCAGCCCCCGCGAGGCCTACGAGTCGGCCAACCAGGTCTACGACGACAACCTCATCCGCGTCGAGGCGGACGAGCTCACCTACCACCTCCACATCGTCATCCGCTTCGAGATCGAACGCGATCTCATTTCGGGCGACCTCGAGGTCTCGGAGGTCCCGCAGGTCTGGAACGACAGGTACGAGGAGTACCTCGGCGTTCGTCCCGAGACCGACGCCGAGGGCTGCCTGCAGGACATCCACTGGTCTCACGGCAGCTTCGGGTACTTCTCGACGTACTCGCTTGGCTCCGTGCTCGCCGCCCAGCTCTACGCCGCGGCCGAAGCCGAACTCGGGGACCTCGACGACGATATCCGCGAGGGTGACTTCGACGCCCTCAACGGCTGGCTCCGCGAGAACGTCCACCGTCACGGCAAACGCTACACCACCCAGGAACTGATCGAACGCGCGACCGGGCAGGAGCTCACCGCCGATCCCTTCCTCGAGTACGTCACCGAGAAGTACGGCGCGCTGTACGATCTCGAGGCCTGA